The following proteins are encoded in a genomic region of Bacillus sp. FJAT-22090:
- a CDS encoding NUDIX hydrolase → MTTKYVNWGDSKVKLTWKRDPQLPPRKLITSVHGICLQEEKLLLVNLNHRGWDFPGGHIELEENPEDCLNREAYEEGYVTGSIFLLGHIIVDHTENIKWDASSNYPKVGYQVFYRMDIDRLHDFQAQFESAERILINPGEVIEYYHDWNELYQEILDYALVLK, encoded by the coding sequence TTGACAACCAAATATGTGAATTGGGGAGATTCAAAAGTAAAACTAACCTGGAAGCGTGATCCACAACTTCCTCCAAGAAAGTTAATTACAAGCGTTCACGGCATTTGTTTACAAGAAGAAAAACTACTTTTGGTTAATCTAAATCATAGAGGGTGGGATTTTCCTGGCGGTCATATTGAACTTGAAGAAAACCCTGAAGATTGTTTAAATCGTGAAGCGTATGAAGAGGGATATGTAACGGGAAGTATCTTTCTTTTAGGTCATATTATAGTTGACCACACTGAAAACATAAAATGGGATGCAAGTAGCAATTATCCAAAGGTAGGATATCAAGTTTTTTACCGTATGGACATTGATCGATTACATGATTTTCAAGCACAGTTTGAGTCAGCTGAAAGAATTCTTATAAATCCGGGTGAAGTAATAGAATACTATCATGATTGGAACGAACTTTATCAAGAAATTCTTGATTATGCTTTAGTCCTAAAGTAA
- a CDS encoding CPBP family intramembrane glutamic endopeptidase: protein MIVMTAVSFANFLGFSIAGISVIIGIAFFFINSNLEKNVSTDTGLNAKSIGKCLKNKTIYFWIVLPLILNVVCIVLAKLILPEYIEHLYGRTEFVVSLDKIMFLVFQLAILALGEEIAWRAFFQKQLSKALPIIPTLIVTSIIFAFAHIVEGSSIVVAYDIFFIFINSVLYGVIFYKTNNAWISAISHFIANLFSIIVISFLL from the coding sequence ATGATAGTTATGACTGCTGTTTCATTTGCAAATTTTTTAGGATTTAGTATTGCTGGGATATCAGTTATTATTGGTATTGCGTTTTTCTTTATTAATAGTAATTTGGAAAAAAATGTTTCTACTGACACTGGACTAAATGCAAAATCAATAGGAAAGTGTCTGAAAAACAAAACAATTTATTTTTGGATTGTTTTACCACTGATTTTGAATGTTGTTTGTATTGTGTTGGCAAAATTAATTTTGCCCGAATACATAGAACATCTTTATGGAAGAACGGAGTTTGTAGTTTCGTTAGATAAGATAATGTTTCTCGTCTTCCAACTTGCCATTTTAGCATTGGGTGAAGAAATTGCTTGGAGGGCTTTTTTTCAAAAGCAATTGAGTAAAGCACTACCAATAATACCTACTTTAATTGTTACATCCATAATATTTGCATTTGCTCACATTGTGGAGGGGAGTAGTATTGTAGTCGCTTATGATATTTTCTTTATCTTTATAAATAGTGTTTTATATGGTGTGATATTTTATAAAACAAACAATGCGTGGATAAGTGCTATTTCGCATTTTATTGCTAATTTATTTAGTATTATTGTAATTTCATTTTTGTTGTGA
- a CDS encoding HAD family hydrolase has translation MNQTKNEVKVIFFDAGGVLFDTFLKGDDRIRYILLERGYQKSKIDVAIMKAKQIKLTFISNWNEEEQYYKRYYGTIAKELGEIELTNELFLFTHFAGHCELFPEVKGLLEELSKEYRLAVISNAMPSMDWIFDRLGIRKYFDSIILSAFVKEEKPGEAIYNIALNHAKAIKEESIFIDDKIENIEGAERVGIRGIHLDRNRVNLLELLSEQQLIQNTIKNFKNEITN, from the coding sequence ATGAATCAAACAAAAAATGAAGTGAAAGTAATTTTCTTTGATGCTGGTGGTGTTCTTTTTGATACTTTTTTAAAAGGAGATGACAGAATAAGGTATATATTGCTGGAAAGAGGTTATCAAAAATCAAAAATTGATGTTGCTATTATGAAGGCAAAACAAATTAAACTGACTTTCATTTCGAATTGGAATGAGGAAGAACAATACTATAAGCGTTATTATGGAACTATTGCAAAAGAGCTTGGAGAAATTGAACTAACAAATGAATTATTCTTATTTACCCATTTTGCTGGTCACTGTGAGCTGTTTCCAGAAGTAAAAGGGTTGCTTGAGGAATTAAGTAAAGAGTACAGATTAGCTGTTATTTCGAATGCAATGCCAAGTATGGACTGGATATTTGATAGGTTAGGAATTCGTAAATATTTTGATTCTATTATTCTTTCTGCCTTTGTAAAAGAAGAAAAACCAGGAGAAGCAATCTATAATATCGCGCTTAATCATGCAAAAGCGATAAAAGAAGAAAGTATATTTATAGATGACAAAATTGAAAATATTGAAGGAGCCGAACGAGTTGGGATAAGAGGAATTCACTTAGATAGAAATCGGGTGAATTTGTTAGAATTGCTAAGTGAACAACAGCTTATCCAAAATACCATTAAAAATTTTAAGAATGAAATTACAAACTAA
- a CDS encoding LysE family translocator yields MFVLFLTYVLLGLSIALPIGTVTIEMTKQGLKNGFMHGWIVGLGGMTIDLGLILLLYFGLASVLSMPIVQITMWLVGALFLFFIGYDSIKTADHNISVAGEKSTKSLKSSYFNGLLVAISPGNLVFWVSIFGTVLADSFDSSNTFKFLIVGAGILTGILIHDIVLMTIVAGTRKVLNPTYIKWVSILTGLVLIGFGIKFLFEFYKSIQGAF; encoded by the coding sequence TTGTTTGTACTATTTTTGACATATGTTTTACTTGGACTTTCTATTGCTCTCCCTATTGGTACAGTTACAATAGAAATGACAAAACAAGGTCTTAAAAACGGATTTATGCATGGATGGATTGTCGGTCTTGGAGGAATGACGATTGATTTAGGTTTGATTTTACTTCTTTATTTCGGCTTAGCTTCTGTACTATCCATGCCCATTGTTCAAATTACGATGTGGTTGGTAGGTGCTTTATTCTTATTTTTTATTGGCTATGATAGCATAAAAACTGCTGACCATAATATCTCAGTAGCAGGAGAAAAGTCAACAAAATCACTGAAGTCTTCTTACTTTAATGGGTTACTTGTAGCTATATCACCTGGTAATTTAGTCTTTTGGGTAAGTATTTTTGGTACAGTATTAGCGGACTCGTTCGATTCATCCAATACCTTTAAATTCCTTATTGTTGGTGCAGGAATACTTACAGGAATTCTTATTCATGACATAGTTTTAATGACAATTGTTGCAGGTACGAGAAAGGTACTAAATCCTACATATATCAAATGGGTTTCTATTTTAACTGGACTTGTATTAATAGGATTTGGTATAAAATTTCTTTTTGAATTTTATAAAAGTATTCAAGGAGCTTTTTAA
- the hpaB gene encoding 4-hydroxyphenylacetate 3-monooxygenase, oxygenase component translates to MGAINGKDFINRLNQLNNEIWYDGEKMEGLLSEQPVFKGLIQSKANLYDLQHDPKIKDEMTFISPVSGELIGLSYLQPKTKDDLIRRRKMIKHWARYSGGIMGRSPDYLNTVLMSFASSVSFLNNKDKCFPNNLQTFYEFARENDLSFAHTFISPQVNRSYIYYENTDEPIAAKVIDQNEEGIIVKGARLLATQGGLTDEVLVFSVGKFLFNEDEAFAFSIPSNTKGLKFICRDTFIGGQSSFNYPLSSRFEEMDSIVVFDNVLVPWNRVFYYNNAEVAEQFPIQSSFHPFTKHQVLIRQIVKTEFILGIAELLIETINISEYQHIQEKMSEIIIGLETMKALLEKSENNAKLDEWGYMRPEIFPLQVAGNIFPKIYPRFTEIIQLIGASGMITLPTEKAFHSIVRNDLDFYLQGATKTAEERVKIFRLAWDLTMSAFGTRQTQYERYFFGDPIRLASDLYKKYPKNEYVKVISNFLNLKNEE, encoded by the coding sequence ATGGGGGCTATTAATGGAAAAGATTTCATTAACAGATTAAATCAGCTAAACAATGAAATTTGGTATGACGGTGAAAAAATGGAGGGGTTGCTATCTGAACAACCTGTCTTCAAGGGACTAATTCAGTCCAAAGCGAATCTTTATGATTTGCAACATGACCCAAAAATAAAAGATGAGATGACTTTTATTTCCCCAGTATCAGGAGAGCTTATTGGTCTTTCCTATTTGCAACCAAAAACGAAAGATGACTTAATAAGAAGACGAAAGATGATTAAACATTGGGCTAGGTATTCAGGGGGAATCATGGGAAGAAGCCCAGATTATTTGAACACTGTTTTAATGAGCTTCGCCTCTTCCGTATCCTTTTTAAATAATAAGGACAAATGTTTTCCAAACAATCTGCAAACATTTTATGAATTTGCTAGGGAAAATGATCTGTCGTTTGCACATACCTTTATTTCTCCACAAGTGAATCGTTCTTATATCTACTATGAAAATACGGATGAGCCAATCGCAGCAAAAGTAATTGATCAAAATGAAGAAGGAATTATCGTTAAAGGTGCCCGTCTTCTTGCTACACAAGGTGGATTAACAGATGAAGTATTAGTTTTTAGCGTAGGTAAATTTCTATTTAATGAAGATGAAGCTTTTGCTTTTTCGATCCCTTCTAACACAAAAGGATTAAAGTTTATTTGTAGGGACACGTTCATCGGCGGACAATCTTCTTTTAATTATCCATTAAGTTCGCGGTTCGAAGAAATGGATTCTATCGTTGTCTTTGACAATGTGTTAGTACCTTGGAATAGAGTATTTTATTACAACAATGCAGAAGTAGCTGAGCAATTCCCAATTCAAAGCTCTTTCCATCCCTTTACTAAGCACCAAGTATTGATTAGACAAATTGTAAAAACAGAGTTTATCTTAGGTATTGCTGAGCTTCTTATCGAAACGATTAATATTAGCGAGTATCAACATATTCAAGAAAAGATGTCAGAAATCATCATTGGTCTAGAGACGATGAAAGCCTTGTTAGAAAAATCAGAGAATAACGCAAAATTAGATGAATGGGGATATATGCGTCCAGAAATTTTCCCGCTTCAAGTTGCTGGTAACATTTTTCCTAAAATTTATCCTCGTTTCACTGAAATTATCCAGTTAATTGGAGCTAGTGGAATGATTACATTGCCAACCGAAAAAGCATTCCATTCTATTGTTAGAAATGACTTAGATTTTTATCTTCAAGGAGCAACTAAGACCGCTGAGGAACGTGTAAAAATATTTCGTTTAGCTTGGGATCTAACAATGAGTGCATTCGGAACAAGACAAACCCAATATGAGCGATACTTTTTTGGTGACCCAATTCGATTAGCTAGCGATCTATATAAGAAATATCCCAAAAATGAATATGTAAAGGTAATTAGTAATTTCTTAAATTTAAAAAATGAAGAGTAA